A section of the Jannaschia sp. S6380 genome encodes:
- the cas2 gene encoding CRISPR-associated endonuclease Cas2, which translates to MTSAPAILSGYRIMWILVMFDLPTDTKVQRKEATAFRNFLLDEGFERSQFSVYARFVNGKEAFATRVSRIERHLPSEGDVQILNFTDRQYRDIIHFSDQGRRGARQNPEQLVMF; encoded by the coding sequence ATGACGTCCGCCCCCGCGATCCTATCGGGATACCGTATCATGTGGATACTCGTCATGTTCGACCTGCCGACCGACACGAAGGTTCAGCGAAAGGAGGCGACGGCTTTCCGTAACTTTCTGCTCGACGAAGGGTTCGAGAGATCCCAATTCTCCGTCTATGCCCGCTTCGTGAACGGAAAGGAGGCCTTCGCGACCCGTGTCTCCCGTATCGAGCGGCATCTGCCCTCCGAGGGCGACGTCCAGATCCTCAACTTCACCGACCGTCAGTACCGTGATATCATCCACTTCTCCGACCAAGGACGCCGTGGCGCGCGCCAAAATCCAGAACAGTTGGTGATGTTTTGA
- a CDS encoding gluconate 2-dehydrogenase subunit 3 family protein gives MFSTDIEVAAVEAMVDRLIPATGMGSAPLRAGVPTFLDRALRAAHGRGEGTYMQGPFATGTSEQGYQLPLEPHEFYRVALRDLDEWSGAAHGAPFAAMSPGTQDDALRLMQSGQMALASVPSGLFFGTFWFDVCAGYFADPIHGGNRDMAAWRMIGLPGARTDLRRNLPLDERVDLAPVSLVQAMARARRIADMARNLPRTDAVIVGLGWTGAIAAEELTEAGLSVVALERGPAYGQEDFATRRMHDGLTYSVRGALAQPLDRTT, from the coding sequence CTGTTCTCTACCGATATCGAGGTCGCGGCGGTCGAGGCGATGGTCGACCGCCTGATCCCGGCCACCGGGATGGGATCCGCCCCGCTGAGGGCCGGCGTGCCGACCTTCCTCGACCGGGCTTTGCGTGCCGCCCATGGCCGGGGCGAGGGCACCTACATGCAGGGACCCTTCGCGACGGGCACGTCGGAACAAGGATACCAGCTGCCGCTTGAGCCGCACGAGTTCTATCGCGTCGCGCTGCGCGATCTGGACGAATGGAGCGGTGCCGCACATGGTGCGCCCTTCGCCGCGATGTCGCCCGGAACCCAGGACGACGCGCTGCGCCTGATGCAGTCTGGCCAGATGGCATTGGCCTCGGTCCCCTCGGGGCTGTTCTTCGGCACGTTCTGGTTCGACGTGTGCGCGGGCTATTTCGCCGACCCCATCCATGGCGGGAACCGCGACATGGCCGCCTGGCGGATGATCGGCTTGCCCGGCGCCCGAACGGACCTGCGGCGGAATCTTCCACTGGACGAACGCGTCGATCTGGCCCCCGTCAGCCTGGTCCAGGCCATGGCCCGCGCGCGGAGGATCGCTGACATGGCCCGCAACCTTCCCCGCACCGACGCCGTCATCGTGGGTCTCGGCTGGACCGGCGCCATCGCCGCCGAGGAATTGACCGAGGCCGGCCTGTCCGTCGTCGCGCTGGAACGCGGCCCCGCCTACGGGCAGGAGGATTTCGCCACCCGTCGAATGCATGACGGCCTGACCTATTCGGTGCGCGGCGCCCTGGCGCAGCCGTTGGACCGGACGACCTGA
- a CDS encoding GMC family oxidoreductase — protein sequence MGLNVHASVQSYRGNHLDLDPTYTDVHGRPLLRMTFDFHDNEARRMRDLVGRAEEIARAMGPRDIRVNGLKVPYDITVYQTTHNVGGTATGRDPATSVVNTALQHWDAHNLFVLGRSVFPQNVGVNPTPTIAALAYHGLGRMRDEYLGDPRPLDA from the coding sequence ATGGGCTTGAACGTCCACGCCTCGGTCCAGAGCTACCGGGGCAACCACCTGGACCTCGACCCGACCTATACCGATGTCCATGGCCGCCCGCTTCTGCGGATGACCTTCGACTTCCACGACAACGAGGCCCGGAGGATGCGCGACCTCGTCGGTCGCGCCGAGGAGATCGCGCGCGCAATGGGGCCGCGGGACATCCGGGTGAACGGGCTGAAGGTGCCCTACGACATCACCGTCTACCAGACGACGCACAATGTGGGCGGTACGGCGACGGGGCGGGATCCGGCGACCAGCGTGGTCAACACCGCGCTGCAGCATTGGGACGCACACAACCTGTTCGTCCTCGGCCGGTCGGTCTTTCCGCAGAACGTCGGCGTGAACCCCACGCCGACAATCGCGGCGCTGGCCTATCACGGGCTGGGGCGGATGCGCGACGAGTACCTCGGCGATCCGCGACCGCTCGATGCATAG
- a CDS encoding alginate export family protein, producing MSKPSATILATLPFALAATSPLAAETALRPYAPGTPQFGTGGTSNAPSTAILRQDEDWSDLRMTPETERDAVDRLRHVPLSADGRIFASFGFDGRFGAEWYDDASFGDDPGDDGDWHLRANIQVGLTFGQRARLYGALKFGEVRGNRAPVPAAEDDGPDVHQAFAELSFGDVAGGRPQDAFVRIGRQELHYGSGRLISIRNGPNVRNDFDGILVRGRMGDVIADAFAFRPVEDDPGPWNNGTDDGKSLWGVYATMPFAALPQGNLDLFYIGFDRAVSPYAFQPVPVDETRHTLGARLWSGGPPGQGWGWDVEGGVQWGDARGLAGGGGDIRAGYLAGSGSYGWADAAWSPVVSMRFGLSSGDDDPADDRLGTFRAPFPPGRYFGESNPLGPGNLGGVGPAIAMSPTDKLTLTARYEAFWRLSDTDGIYAPPQIPLRGTAGDDRFVGHEIGLIADYAIDDVLSLNATAAYFDTGAFLGANGPAEDIAFVQIKLNASF from the coding sequence ATGTCGAAGCCATCCGCTACCATCCTCGCCACATTGCCCTTCGCGCTGGCCGCCACAAGCCCCCTTGCGGCGGAGACGGCCTTGCGGCCCTACGCACCGGGCACGCCGCAATTCGGAACCGGCGGGACGTCGAATGCCCCGTCGACGGCGATCCTGCGCCAGGACGAGGACTGGTCGGACCTTCGCATGACCCCCGAGACCGAGCGGGACGCCGTAGACCGCCTGCGCCATGTTCCCCTGTCGGCGGATGGCCGGATCTTCGCGTCTTTCGGCTTCGACGGTCGGTTCGGGGCGGAGTGGTACGACGATGCCTCTTTTGGGGACGATCCCGGCGACGACGGCGACTGGCACCTGCGGGCCAACATCCAAGTCGGTCTGACCTTCGGTCAGCGTGCCCGTCTCTACGGTGCCCTGAAGTTCGGCGAGGTGCGCGGCAATCGCGCGCCCGTTCCGGCGGCCGAAGACGATGGTCCCGATGTCCACCAAGCTTTCGCGGAACTGTCCTTCGGAGACGTCGCCGGCGGCCGCCCGCAGGATGCATTCGTGCGGATCGGCCGCCAGGAATTGCACTACGGATCGGGCCGGCTGATCTCGATCCGCAACGGCCCGAACGTGCGCAACGACTTCGACGGCATCCTGGTGCGCGGGCGCATGGGCGACGTGATCGCCGACGCCTTCGCCTTCCGGCCGGTCGAGGACGATCCCGGCCCCTGGAACAACGGCACCGACGACGGGAAATCGCTCTGGGGCGTCTACGCCACGATGCCCTTCGCGGCCCTGCCGCAGGGCAATCTCGACCTGTTCTATATCGGCTTCGACCGGGCGGTCTCGCCCTACGCCTTCCAGCCCGTTCCGGTGGACGAGACGCGCCACACGCTCGGGGCGCGTCTCTGGAGTGGTGGTCCCCCCGGCCAAGGCTGGGGCTGGGATGTCGAGGGCGGCGTTCAGTGGGGCGACGCGCGCGGCCTCGCGGGTGGTGGGGGCGACATACGGGCGGGCTATCTCGCCGGGTCGGGCTCCTATGGCTGGGCCGACGCGGCCTGGTCTCCGGTCGTTTCGATGCGCTTCGGACTCAGTTCCGGCGACGACGATCCGGCGGACGACCGGCTGGGCACGTTCCGCGCTCCTTTCCCGCCCGGACGCTATTTCGGCGAGTCGAACCCGCTCGGCCCCGGGAACCTGGGGGGCGTCGGGCCGGCCATCGCAATGTCGCCCACCGACAAGCTGACGCTAACCGCCCGCTACGAGGCGTTCTGGCGGCTCAGCGATACCGACGGCATCTACGCGCCGCCCCAGATCCCGCTGCGCGGCACGGCCGGTGACGACCGCTTCGTCGGGCACGAGATCGGCCTGATCGCGGACTACGCCATCGACGATGTCCTCTCGCTGAACGCGACCGCCGCCTATTTCGATACCGGCGCGTTCCTCGGGGCAAACGGGCCCGCCGAGGACATCGCCTTCGTCCAGATCAAGCTCAACGCCTCCTTCTGA
- a CDS encoding helix-turn-helix domain-containing protein produces MTGPDESVEKAAWREQVGDGAFSANFHAASELIGKRWTGAIIRTLFHGKTRFREIADAIPGLSDRLLSERLKELRSHGVIEPRGDGQGYALTEKGRDLRLILREIAKWAHRWREGD; encoded by the coding sequence ATGACCGGGCCGGACGAGAGCGTCGAAAAGGCCGCCTGGCGCGAACAGGTGGGCGACGGCGCGTTCAGTGCGAACTTCCACGCCGCATCAGAGCTGATCGGCAAGCGCTGGACCGGCGCGATCATTCGGACCCTTTTCCACGGCAAGACCCGCTTTCGGGAGATTGCGGACGCGATCCCCGGGCTGAGCGACCGCCTTCTGTCTGAACGGCTGAAGGAACTGCGATCCCACGGTGTCATCGAGCCTCGGGGCGACGGCCAAGGATATGCCCTGACGGAAAAGGGCCGCGACCTGCGCCTCATCCTGCGCGAGATCGCAAAATGGGCGCATCGCTGGCGCGAGGGCGACTGA
- the cas1 gene encoding type II CRISPR-associated endonuclease Cas1 gives MDQIIDIATDGRHLSRDRGFLKVSESGTEVGRVPLDQVTAVIVHAHGTTWTSSLLAELADRGAPVVICALDHAPRSVLMPLEGHYAQGGRLRAQWDAKRPMMKQAWKLIVAAKVEMQAAALSSVGEAPAPLRMMVRRITSGDTTNVEAQAARHYWPRMMGTEFRRDAGAGGVNAMLNYGYTVLRSATARAVVAAGLHPSIGLHHSNRGNAFALADDLMEPFRPLVDCAVRRRARDHGVEVDTDTKRALARLIAVDLPFSDGVSPVSVALTRLATSLGQSFEAGRLALALPSPPDDLTLAGLGG, from the coding sequence ATGGACCAGATCATCGATATTGCGACCGACGGACGGCATTTGTCGCGCGACCGAGGGTTCCTGAAAGTCAGTGAATCCGGTACGGAGGTGGGCCGCGTTCCGCTCGATCAGGTCACGGCGGTCATCGTCCACGCTCACGGGACCACATGGACGTCGTCGCTCCTCGCCGAGCTGGCGGACCGGGGCGCGCCGGTGGTGATTTGCGCATTAGACCACGCACCGCGTTCGGTACTCATGCCGCTTGAGGGACACTATGCCCAGGGCGGACGCCTTCGGGCGCAATGGGACGCCAAGCGCCCGATGATGAAGCAGGCATGGAAGCTGATCGTCGCGGCCAAGGTCGAGATGCAGGCCGCCGCCCTCTCATCCGTCGGCGAAGCCCCTGCACCGCTGCGGATGATGGTCCGCCGGATCACCTCCGGAGATACCACAAACGTAGAGGCCCAGGCCGCGCGTCACTACTGGCCGCGCATGATGGGGACAGAGTTTCGCCGCGATGCCGGGGCAGGGGGCGTCAATGCGATGCTCAATTATGGCTACACGGTGCTGCGCTCTGCGACCGCCCGCGCAGTGGTGGCTGCCGGGCTGCATCCGTCCATCGGCCTGCATCATTCCAACCGGGGCAATGCGTTCGCGCTTGCCGACGATCTGATGGAGCCCTTCCGCCCGCTCGTCGATTGCGCCGTTCGCCGGCGAGCACGGGACCATGGGGTCGAGGTCGATACAGATACCAAGCGGGCGCTCGCGCGGTTGATTGCGGTCGATCTCCCCTTCAGCGATGGCGTCTCGCCGGTCTCGGTCGCACTGACGCGGCTCGCAACGTCGCTCGGACAGAGCTTCGAGGCGGGTCGGCTTGCACTCGCTTTGCCTTCGCCACCGGATGATCTCACCCTCGCCGGACTCGGCGGATGA
- a CDS encoding AraC family transcriptional regulator, producing the protein MTIGRILDIHPAMTDCAFRIPDVSLMLISIDAPGLKQLLAQHDLNSENLAGVTVRYRNLPQAIACMDAIWDTAARDDPAASLDLDGAFLTMMGEFIAACGHGLPAASALDDIRLARAVDYAETHIAAPLTMGELARAAAMSASAFSRAFKASTGETPWAYIRRRRLQCAGERLARTDDTLAQIAEACGFADASHLARCWRQAHGRTPREARQFSGIPFADPSQRDEPVPQTRSRDVESRSPTNG; encoded by the coding sequence GTGACGATCGGTCGGATCCTCGACATCCATCCCGCCATGACGGACTGCGCGTTTCGCATTCCCGACGTGTCCCTGATGTTGATATCTATCGACGCGCCCGGCCTGAAACAGCTCCTTGCGCAGCATGATTTGAACTCCGAGAATCTTGCGGGTGTCACTGTACGATATCGAAACCTCCCGCAGGCAATCGCCTGCATGGACGCCATCTGGGACACAGCGGCACGCGACGATCCGGCCGCTTCCCTCGACCTCGACGGCGCGTTCCTGACGATGATGGGCGAGTTCATCGCCGCCTGCGGTCATGGCCTTCCGGCCGCATCAGCACTCGATGACATCCGCCTCGCACGCGCGGTCGACTATGCCGAGACGCACATCGCCGCGCCGCTGACCATGGGCGAGTTGGCCAGAGCGGCGGCCATGTCCGCCTCGGCCTTCTCGCGCGCGTTCAAGGCATCCACCGGCGAGACGCCATGGGCCTACATCCGCCGCCGTCGCCTGCAGTGCGCGGGCGAAAGGCTGGCGCGGACCGACGACACCTTGGCGCAGATCGCCGAGGCGTGCGGCTTCGCCGACGCATCGCATCTGGCGCGTTGCTGGCGGCAGGCGCATGGTCGGACGCCGCGTGAAGCCCGGCAATTTTCAGGAATCCCGTTCGCTGATCCTTCGCAGAGAGATGAACCAGTTCCACAGACGCGGTCTCGCGACGTCGAGAGCCGTTCGCCTACCAACGGCTGA